In Eriocheir sinensis breed Jianghai 21 chromosome 29, ASM2467909v1, whole genome shotgun sequence, a single genomic region encodes these proteins:
- the LOC127005031 gene encoding LOW QUALITY PROTEIN: 5'-3' exoribonuclease 1-like (The sequence of the model RefSeq protein was modified relative to this genomic sequence to represent the inferred CDS: inserted 2 bases in 1 codon): MGVPKFYRWISERYPCLSEVVKEYQIPEFDNLYLDMNGIIHICSHPNDNDPHFRISEEKMFKDIFHYIEVLFRLVQPRKVFFMAVDGVAREXKMNQQRSRRFRSARAAIDAEKKAQERGEVLPTEERFDSNCITPGTDFMERLDGQLQYFVTSKVSQDKMWQDCKIIYSGHQTPGEGEHKIMEYIRFTKSSPDYNPNTRHCLYGLDADLIILGLTSHEPHFSLLREEVRFGGKKDNQRTPTPEETTFHLLHLSLMREYINYEFYDLRAALPFPYDLESVIDDWVLMGFLVGNDFIPHLPHLHINKEALPKLYMTYKAVLPTLDGYLNQGGELHLGRFEKFMAKLSEFDFENFQETYADQKYFNSKRLKDGEAFKPNRGNRELEPFSFDDEEGGEGGQNGNLIGGIEEDEEDDQVEDLRRTYERLGYEPNPEFLEDEDEDETSEEEGLFKEEFRLHKREYYMTKMNLKRVNTEVLHHQATSYVRAIQWILNYYYNGICSWSWYYPFHYAPFISDVRNFAHMKMDFEMGHPFLPYQQLLAVLPPLSKKLLSKAYWGLMCNEDSPLKEFYPSTFLTDLNGKQQDWEAVVLIPFIDETKLLEAMETCNTYLTEEERNRNSHGPMYIYTYTEKNLGDFPAPKYFPGVNMNHAQVEKVWRETWELPPHKIKKGLCPDVRQDIYFAGFPTLKHVDHKFHVAKEAVKVFQQNSRGENFILDVTEKDRPDLRDLANQLLGKEVFVSWPHLQEAKVEAVSDSKVRYSLGGNGEVQKHAVEHTLKEEFSGSRNFISTHYHDRWGVDVGDIHILIYATPMTGRK, encoded by the exons ATGGGTGTGCCAAAGTTCTACCGGTGGATCAGCGAGCGGTACCCCTGCCTCAGCGAGGTGGTCAAGGAGTACCAG ATTCCAGAGTTCGACAACCTCTATCTCGACATGAACGGTATCATCCACATCTGTTCGCACCCCAACGACAATGACCCACACTTCAGGATATCTGAGGAGAAGATGTTCAAGGACATCTTCCACTACATTGag gTGTTGTTCCGTCTGGTCCAGCCCCGCAAGGTGTTCTTCATGGCCGTCGATGGTGTGGCGCGCGA CAAGATGAACCAGCAACGCAGCCGCAG gtTCCGGTCAGCCAGGGCAGCCATTGACGCAGAGAAGAAGGCCcaggagaggggggaggtgctGCCCACGGAGGAGCGATTTGACTCCAACTGCATCACGCCAGGCACTGACTTCATGGAGAGGCTGGACGGGCAGCTGCAGTACTTCGTCACCAGCAAGGTCTCCCAGGACAAGATGTGGCAGGACTGTAAGATCATATACTCAGGACACCAG ACGCCGGGTGAGGGTGAGCACAAGATCATGGAGTACATCCGCTTCACCAAGAGCAGCCCCGACTACAACCCCAACACCCGCCATTGCCTCTACGGCCTGGACGCGGACCTCATCATCTTGGGCCTCACCTCGCACGAACCACACTTTTCGCTGCTCAGGGAGGAG GTCAGGTTTGGCGGGAAGAAGGACAACCAGCGCACCCCCACACCTGAAGAGACAAcctttcacctcctccacttGAGCCTCATGCGCGAGTACATCAACTACGAATTCTACGACCTCCGCGCTGCCCTGCCCTTTCCGTACGACCTCGAGAGCGTAATAGACGACTGGGTCCTCATGGGGTTCCTGGTGGGCAATGACTTCATCCCGCACCTTCCTCACCTCCACATCAACAAGGAGGCGTTACCGAAGCTCTACATGACGTATAAAGCCGTGCTCCCGACCCTCGATGGCTACCTCAACCAGGGCGGGGAGCTGCATCTGGGGCGTTTTGAGAAGTTCATGGCGAAGTTGTCGGAGTTCGATTTCGAAAATTTCCAGGAGACGTACGCGGACCAGAAGTATTTTAACTCGAAGAGGCTAAAGGATGGGGAAGCGTTTAAGCCGAATAGAGGTAACAGGGAGCTTGAGCCATTTAGCTTTGATGacgaggagggtggggaaggcgGGCAGAACGGCAACCTGATCGGGGGtattgaggaggatgaggaagatgatcaGGTCGAGGATTTGCGTCGGACATATGAGCGTCTAGGCTACGAACCCAACCCGGAGTTTctcgaggatgaggatgaggatgagacgTCCGAGGAGGAGGGGCTGTTCAAGGAGGAGTTCCGGCTGCACAAGCGCGAGTACTACATGACCAAGATGAACCTCAAGCGCGTCAACACTGAGGTCCTCCACCACCAGGCCACCAGCTACGTCAGGGCCATACAGTGGATcctaaactactactacaacggcATATGCTCCTGGTCCTGGTACTACCCCTTCCACTATGCCCCCTTCATCTCCGACGTCAGGAATTTCGCCCATATGAAGATGGACTTTGAGATGGGGCACCCCTTCCTCCCGTACCAGCAGCTCCTCGCCGTGCTCCCACCCCTCAGCAAGAAGCTCCTGTCCAAGGCCTACTGGGGGCTCATGTGCAACGAAGACTCGCCGCTGAAGGAGTTCTACCCGAGTACCTTCCTGACGGATCTGAATGGGAAGCAGcag GACTGGGAGGCTGTGGTGCTCATCCCCTTCATTGACGAGACCAAGCTGCTGGAGGCAATGGAGACCTGCAACACGTAcctgacggaggaggagaggaaccgcAACTCCCACGGCCCCATGTACATCTACACCTACACGGAGAAGAACCTTGGAGACTTCCCG GCCCCCAAGTACTTCCCGGGGGTGAACATGAACCACGCGCAGGTGGAGAAGGTGTGGCGGGAGACGTGGGAGCTGCCGCCGCACAAGATCAAGAAGGGGCTGTGTCCGGACGTCAGGCAGGACATATATTTTGCCGGCTTCCCCACGCTGAAACACGTCGACCACAAG TTCCATGTGGCCAAGGAGGCGGTGAAGGTGTTCCAGCAAAACAGTCGCGGGGAGAACTTCATCCTGGACGTGACGGAGAAGGATAGGCCTGACCTGCGGGACCTGGCCAACCAACTGCTGGGCAAGGAGGTTTTTGTCTCCTGGCCACACCTGCAGGAGGCCAAG GTGGAGGCAGTGAGTGACAGCAAGGTGCGCTACAGCCTTGGGGGCAACGGGGAGGTGCAGAAACACGCCGTGGAGCACACCCTGAAGGAGGAGTTCTCGGGCTCCCGCAACTTCATATCGACGCACTACCACGACCGCTGGGGCGTCGACGTCGGTGACATCCACATCCTTATTTACGCCACACCCATGACGGGACGGAAGTGA